The sequence CACCAATGTGGCCGTATAGACAAGCAGAATGTGCAGAGGCTGAAGGGTTTTGCGGGTCTGGTCTACACTACGCAAGGCGTGGCGACGGCCTGGTGAGCGATGCCAGCAGCGGGCTGGTGCAGCAGAGGTACAACGAGGTACCTGGCCCGGGATGACGGCGGTGGTCCGGGGCTGGAAGAGAGAGTCGCTGGACGCTGATCGCGTGCGGTAGGGATCGTCGCTGgcggagagaaagagaagggtCTGGGCCATGGCTCTGGTTTTGCAATCCGGTTTGCCAGGACAGGATCCGCGAAATGGGGGGTGCGCATTAACCTGCTAGCAGCAATCGATATTGCTTGCTCGCATGCTGCAGTGCTGTGCAATATCCAGGCCGAGTGAGGGGAGACGCTGGGCTCTccggtttttttcttttctcatttgACTGGCAACGGGCTGCTCACCTGAGAAATGTCCTACTGTACAGCATGCCAGCACAAGATGGCTTCTTGACGAAGCTCCCTCCTCCTTGTCTCCCCGTAGCAGAACATACACAGCACAAAAAGAATCTCGTTGCTCTGATTACTTATTTGCGTTAACACACCAGCCCCTAACAAAATCAATCTCCCCCCAGGCCGGCCATCGATCCATCCATTCCGATACGGGCGTCTCCTCCTCCGTTAGGGCCAGCCAGGCCAGTCCTGACCCATCAAtgagacagcagcagcgtcaagcaTTCGCAAAACGCTGCAGCCACCGTTCCCGACACACAGGCACACAGGAAAAGCTCCTCCCCCCGTTTGGGTCGACCGTCGAGTCCCAAAGGAGGCTccaccaccatcgtcatTGCGGCGCCAAAAGTTCAAGGGTCCCCGCTAACAGCCCCCCCAATAGGTCCCCGTAAAAAGCCCCCATCCACGGCGCCAGGGCCAACCAGAGAGCGGGTGGCGCTGCCGCAAAACGTCACCGGCCCCTTTGAGTCTTGGTCGCTGCGAGTCTAGACTTTTGGAGccccaaaagaaaaagcggCTCCGCGATGCTCCGTGTCTCTACATCCCTGTCGCGTACCGCCTTGTAGACGCTGCGATACTTTGGACGTCCAGCTGCTCCCCCATGTTTTCATCATGGTTGCTTCAGAATGGCATAAGACTGCTACATAGTAGCTCAACGCACGATTCGAGATTGGAATTGCTTCACGAGCAGAGTTCGAATCCATCACAAGCCTCCATGTAGAGAGCCGTCCACAGCCCAGGCATTCTCtcccttctgctgctgctgctgctgctactgcttcaTCTCCACCAGCATCGTCACCAGCACACGAAGAACAGAGCACGAAAAAGCAAGTGCTGCAGCTAGCATCCCGTACTCGTGCTACTGCTACGATTACTCGGACTGGGCTAGCAGCGGTGCCAGCCAGCGATTGATAATCACGGGCTAGGGATTTCGCTCCATCCACCAGCGCAACGGGTGCCTGCCGCGGAAGCTTGATTTGATTCTTGTGCCAATCCAGTGCTCTGCAGCTGCAAATTGCCGGCTGGTCACGCTCACCTCATACACGGGCAGTCGAAGCGAATTGTCATATCGCACAGAAGAGGGCAcaatgctgttgctgctgctgttgctgttgctgttgctcccTTTCCCTGCACTGTAGACGGTACCTAACAGCCCTGAAGGCGCCTACTGCGCGGTACCTCGCTGTACTTTGTCCGCCTGTGTCCCGCCTCCCCCAAGACAAAGGCGCGCCAAGGCGAGCGGCCAGCTGAGATTTAAAAACGGGGGAGCACAAGGGCAGCTCTCCTTTGGGCGATGACGTAGCCGTCTCGAAACGGCATAAGGGCTGTAAGCGGCGTCTGTCCGCCTTCCTAAACGGTGCCAGCATCCTCAATGGAAAAGCAGACCACGATGCAGAGCTGCAAATGCAACTCGGCGCAGCAGAGGCAAGGCGTAACCACAGGAAAGGGGCCGTCGAGATGGAAAGATGGTGATGGACAGGCACGAGCATCAAAACATGGCCGCAAGTGGACTATCGATAGCGGTAGCATGTATATCCATGCACGCTACGCGGTACTAACATATACACGAAAAGCTACACACCACACCCTTCACTCTCTCCCTTTGGCAGGCCTCGTCTGTCTGTAAGGCGTGCGTGGACAAGTCAGCGAGTCCCTTGTCTTATGCGGAGTGCTCGGAGCAGTATGGAGTCCCTCAATGCCATTGACAGCTCCAGACCACTGCcgtttctccttctcccgcCTCTGCGTTCCAGACTCGTCCATGCCCAACATTCAGCGTCGTATCCCGATTCCTGTGAGCGCAGCACTTGGCCATCTAGTCGCTCATCTCACTCTTATTACACCGGTGACAAGGCCAGCCGCTCAGATTCCCCAAAAATGCTCACGATCGGTCAAGAGTTGCCAGTTTTTGTGTGCCCCTGCTCGGGGCCCCTCATCTGCCATCCACTAAGGATGCATTGCATCCCTCAGTTTGTGTTGAGATGGTGACCCCAGCAGGGCTTCGGAGCGTGGCTGACTTTTGCAAAGTGCTGTAGTTTCAGGTATCACAGCATCCCTCCTACAGCAGAGATAAGTCTCCGAAGATCAGCAGCCAACGGAGCGAGTATGTAATGGCACCACATTCGGCTGCTCCATAATAACGGCGCATCACTAAAACTTCAAATACGAAGGAAAGCAAGCCCCATAGTCCAGGAACGCTGTGCATAacctctttctctctagtAACGGTAAGAGCAGGTAAAGCGGGTAGCTGGAACCATAGTCCATATGTCAAAACATGCATATATTTTGCTGCCAATAAAACGCAGAACGAGACGATATTCTAAGAGTATTCCGCAGCTCATTCGTGCTACTGCTGTCATTAGTCCTTTCTACTAAGCCTATGTTCTATTAAGTATTAGAAATATCAGCAAGGGGTGAACCCGGGATTTACTCtcaatgatttttttttctggccttGGGCCTGGCCCGATTTCCGAGTCACGCAATCTCTGTCAGGTCACGCAATCGTCAAAACACCATTTTCCCCACAACGTCTCATGAGGTCTGGTGCACGCGAACAGCGATCCCAGCGGGATTGGGATAAAAATCCTGTCTTTGGGGGTTCCAGACCTCTGAAAATCCGAGGCCGCGAACGTCCGAGGCCttgatgagaaaaaaaaaatcgaaaatcTCGGTGCATTTCATTTTCAAGATTCTCGTAAGGCTGGCCTCAGCTTCTCCTGCTGACTGATGTACAGTAAACGATTCCAAGGCATTATCAGGTCATTTCAAATCTGCACTAGCATCTTCTCTATTCCCGCTTTGCAAGGCACCATGATTGGTCTATGGCCTTGAATCCGATCCAAGTTAGTAGACTTCATCGCTCGGCGAGAAATAGCgtggcagcaccagcaaagcAGCTCGCAACGACCACCGCCTGCCCACcacgtctttttttctcgacGCACAGAACACCTGGACTAACAACAAGCACCCACGTATCCCGCTAGGCAGCGGCTGGATGGAGGTGCTTGAGGGGGAGGGACCTGCAAATAACGCACGCTGCTGCCCTGTTACTGACGGTTCTCGCTAGTGCCTTATATTCGAGGTTTGGTGTTGGATTGTTTTCGAAGAAACTCGACCACATGTTATCAAGTGAAAAGAAGGTAAAATACTGTTATACCGACCCTTTGTGGCAAAGCTATTGAGATGCTTGGCATGATATCATTACAACTCCTtgatacatacacacatcatcatcatgcgCATCACACGCGCCCCATATCTCACATTGATGAtaccttttgctgctgctacccacAATCGGTCCAATAGATCATGAGTAGAGCTGGCAAGACACCAGTCTCTAGAAAATGGAGAAGTGGGGGTGACTCCAGGCAACTGAAGCCCAAGAGACAATGTCCACAGTGAATTTCCCTCATCCGTGCTATTCTCTACTGATAGTTTCGGACACTTGTTAGTAATCTGTAGATACTGCACATTGGTACAGTACTTTATACGTATATAtgtaatcatcatcatcatcatggaaACTCCTCTTTTagccaaaaaaaaggtcTGATTATCAAGACGATGCATCTTCTAGGTAGGTAAAGAGTCCCAAGGCCCGCATATGATGTTAGAAAAATTGAGACATCTAAAAATAAGAGCAGCCTCCTTGTCTCGGCTATGCATGCATTGCATATCCTTATTAAACATGTAGCTAAAAAGCCAATATGTCCATATCAGTCGATATGCTCATTTCATTGAGATCTGCCACACGCATCAGCAGAATTCAACATGTGTCTAGGACAAAACGGTAGATCACCTATAGCGGGCAATCATGGGAAATTTTGTGTTGCGTTTTGAGTAGCACGGGTCGGACCgagtacatgcatgcattttGTCTTCATGCAACAGTCCAGATTGGCTGCCTAACGTCAAAATGAGGGGCTTGACATCTGATTGATTAATTTACCCTAGACTTTTTCGATTCATATTGCTAATTTTGGGGACGGATGCTTTTCGATAAGTCTTGGTATCAGGTGGATTATACTTGCTTACATTTTTAATAGATGTAGGTTTCATATAAAACATTTTCTCTGAGACCCATCACACTGGTATCACTTGCAAAATCCTCTACTGCGCGCAATTGCAGATAGTTCACCACCCAAATGTTTTCCCAATTTCCCATATATTCCCACATCAGGCTGATAAGACGGACAAACCACCTATCTACCTCTCAATTCTCCGAAATTCATTTATGCCGCCAAAATCCGCCAAGCCGCGCCCTATCTACAAGTACATTCTACTCCCTCTTCCCGCGCGCCGTATTCAGTGCTAGATAACgaatccccccccccccctttagTTTTTGCCCCAGAAAAAAACTATTCAGATAAAGCCGTTTTGGCGGCGAAAGAACCAATTTTGCGGAGGCGCCAAAAATCCCCACAATGTAAGAGCTTGTGGTTTTTACTTAGTCATCGCCCTCCGCATTGTAGGCCGATGAaggcgatggagaaggagaggagggaggggggataAGGTGCGGTTTATTTGCGGTTGTTAGAATAAGGGCGCGATAATTGGATTTTGTGAGAGTTGGGATAAACACATTTCCGAGAGTCTTCGCAAAAAGATCTGTTAACCATTGTCGAGACTCTACGGTAGAACAAGACTATATCCGTTAACAGCCAGCTTTGAAGTTTCAATGTTAGTTGACGCacaagcctctctctctctcctttcagAACACTGATATGAAAAAAGACTCATCAgactcatcgtcatcttcaaaaaAGAGTTGAAAGGGGATCATTAGAGCAGGAAGCTTCAATCATGTCCCAATCCCCAGAAGAGCGCCTCAAGGCCCGCAAGCCCGTCCCCAAACCCGTCCCGGCATATCTCCCAACTGCCGGATCCCCCTTGAGCGTCGACAAGGATCTCTACGCTGCAATCCAGCAGGCCCCGCGAGTTCTCATTGAAGAGTTCACCGTGCCCATTCGATCGGGCAGGGCTTGGGAGGCACCAGCTGGATCGATTATTGAGATTAGCACGCCCGAAGGACCGCAGGTTGGTAAGTTACATACACCATGCCATTGCCGTTGCTCTCTATATATGGACATCACATCACTCTCCGATATTGTTTTCATATAAAACCCGCTATATAAGGGCTCAACTCCACAAAAAGCAATTGCATGCCAAAACACTAACATCATACCAAAAAAAGGCGATCTCAACATCTGGAACCGCCACAACCCCCGTGAACGCTTCTGGGCCTCCCGCACCCGCCAGCTTCACTCCACCCACGTCACCACCCACGACCGCCTCTGGTCCAACCTCCCCTACATGCGGCCCCTCGTCACCATCATCTCCGACAGCCTCGCATGGTATGGCCAGGACGAGAACGGCGGCCGCGTGCACGACCTGCTGGGCACGCGCTGCGACCCGTACATCAACACCGTGCTGTCCGGATCGCAGTACGACTTCCACTGCCACTCGAACCTGAGCCGGGCTGTGGCTAAGTGGGGACTGAGAGAGGATGACGTCCACGATGTGTTGAACTTGTTCCAGGTTACCGGGTTGGATGACAAGGGACGATATTTTATGAGTCCTTGTCCGGCTGAGAAGGGCGATTCGATTGAGTTCCTGGCAGAGCAGGATGTGCTCATGGCGTTGAGTATGTTTTGATTTCATACATGGATCcgaggcttttttttttttttttttttttaagaacgGCAGAATTGACTGACTAACTGCTTCTCACAGGTACTTGTCCCGGTGGTGATCTTTCCCTCTGGGGTTTTGGAAGTGACAGCGAGAAAGAGATGATCAAGGTCTGCCGTCCCTTACACGTCAAGGTGTACCAGCTCCAAGACAAGGAGCTCTTGCAAAAGAGCGGGTGGAAGCCCGCAGAGACCGCCGGATATAAAGGTCTGCATGGAGTGTTCTCCCCTGAAGGAGAGGCCAGTCAGCGAAAATAAGATCAGTTTCGAACCAAGTATAGAcatagagtatatatatatcgctGATCTTCATTCATCTACTAGCACTTGAACAGCCCGAGATTTCGAGCGGGAAAATAGAGAGGCTTGTCTCTTTTTAGGTAGTTGTTGTATGATACAATTTCGTTACTCATTTAGCACGTATCTGAAGATGGTGCCAATGTAAAAGGGAGCTAGGGGGGGTTGATACCCGAATAATGGTATAATTCAACTATCCATACAACTCCAATTCCGTTACTGCCATTCTGTTCTATAAAACAAAACCGAGGTCGCGGCATACaattttgtgtgtgtgtatttttGTATGTATTTGCTTGAAAAAAACGCGACCCAATTACTTCCACAGCTTGCCGAGGGAAACCTCCTTATCATCATGCTTGTTGAGAATCTTGGCTGTTGCCAACTCAAAGTCCTCTTGTGTGACGTGAACTCTTCTCTCACGGAGGGCGTACATGCCCGCTTCTGTGCACACACCCTTCAGCTCGGCTCCGGAGCAGCCATTCATCTTCTCTGCAATCTTGGTGAGGTTGATGCCTCTGGTCAAGTTCATCTTTCGGCTGTGGATTCGGAGAATGTCGGCTCGTGCCTCGATGCTTGGCGGAGGGAACTCAATCTTGCGGTCGATACGGCCGGGTCGCAGCAGGGCGGGGTCGAGAATGTCGAGACGATTCGTGGCCATGATGACCTTGATGTTCTTGGTAGGCTCGAAACCGTCCAGCTGATTCAGCAGTTCCAGCATGGTTCTCTGGACTTCGGAGTCACCACCTGATGAGCCCTCTACTCGAGAGGAACCAATGCTGTCGATTTCGTCCATGAATATGATTGATGGAGCATGCTCTCGGGCCATGATGAAGAGCTCTCGGACCATTCGGCTACCTTCACCAATGTATTTCTGCACCAGCTCCGAACCAGAGACTCTAATAAACTTGCAAGCTGTGTGGTGGGCCACAGCTCTGGCCAGCAGGGTCTTTCCTGTACCTGGGGGTCCGTATAGCAGGACACCCTTGGGCTGGGCAATTCCCAGAGACTCGAATAGCTCCGGGTGCTTAAGACCCAGCTCGATAACCTCCTTGATCTCCTTGATTTGCTGATCCAATCCACCAATCATGTCGTATGTGCTGTCGGGGACCTTTTCTACCATCATGAGCGATACTAGGGGATCGACGGATGacggcagcatcttctctaGCTTGTAGCTGTCTGACAGCAGTGTGACTCTCTTTCCGGGGGTAAGCTTGGCGATTTCGACATTATCGGAGACATCGACAACTGGGGTAAGAGAGTAGTTAGTAGCTGTGGGGACGTAGGTGTCTTatagcgatgatgatggtgatgaccAACCATATTTGCCTTCGGGATGTACCTTGACGAGAACCTTCTTGGTGCTCATCACTTTGACGACCTCTCCGACGTAGGATCCGGGCTGTTGTAGCAGGCCCAGCTCCTCTCTCAGTAACCGGACACGGGAATTGTAGTCATTGCGTTGGGCCTCGAGACGGCGGAGAGCAGCTTGACCCTTGAGGATCTCTAGCTTCATCGCCTCGATCTTGTTGCGGTAGTACTCGTCGAGCGCCATCTTGGGCGGGCTCTGGGTGGGGTTGCaaagggaggaggagagagaatcGGTGATGGCGCTTTGGGGGATCTGCTGCGGCCGTGATATGCGTCGTCAAGATGGTTCTCGTATAGAGTGGAATGCGGAATGGTAGGAAGTTGCTGCTTAGTGTACAGACGAATTGGGGCCAAGGTTGAAGCTGCACAAGGCTACAGCTGGTGCTCGTAAGCCAGGCGGCCTGGCCTAGCAGGGCGGGCTGTCGTTGGGCAGCGGAATATCCATCTGCCGGGCTCCGCGCAGCgggagctgagctgagctggacTCCGGGCAGTACTTCGGTGTAGCACCGTGCTAAGCAGCCTGTGCACCCAATAAAAGGCTGCAGAATGCCAAAAGCGAGACTAGCTGCTAAGGACGAGGCATGCACGTCAAAAGCCACACCGTTTTAGTCTCAAGCTCCAGCGGCTATCTGTTGTACAGTCGACATGCTAATGTGTGTAAGTGCCTTGCGAATGTAGATGAACAagatccatctccatctctctacCCACTCAAAGCCCGCCATTTACCATTCACCGCTACCAAAATTCGCCAGAGTACCTAATCTAAAGCGCATGATAATTCTCCATACTTGCTGTATCCATTGGGCAGCAACCGGCGCGTTTTTCTAATCATCTTGTCCATCGTGCCACCGCCAAAGATAAGCACAATGACGTTGTCTACAGCCGCCAAGAGCAGGCCTTGCAGGTCACGAACTGGATGAGCCCCGGCGGATCACAAGATGTGCCAGGCGATAGGTCGCAAAAGTCGTGCGAGCGGCCCGCCGGACGGTGAAGAGCCCAAGGATGCcctgtttttgtttttgtttttttcttccccggCCTTTGTTTTCTCGAGCCGTTCATTGTGACCAAGCAAGGGAGACGCTGCATGCCATGCGAAAAGCGGGCTGCGCGTATTAATAGTGTGTCATCCTGCAGAAGCTCCAGCACAGCGCCTCTGCAAAGAGTACGAGTACGGCTGAAGAGACAAAGGGAAGACATCGCTGGTTGGCCGTGGCTCAGGCGATAAAAGCGATCCGGGCCTATTACTCGGCACTTTGGCACTGTGAAGCGTCTTTTAGAGTTCCATCGCCGGTCGGCCTGGCAAGAGGTGAGGCCGAGCCTCAGCTATTAGCTCTAATTCTATTTAGcgctgcctgctgctgcttccactTCTACTCCTACCTCGTCCGCTTCCTCTCTCCAAGGCTCTGGCTTTAAACCACATCACCACCGCCCGTCTTCTTTGGCTCTTCCACGCTTTCTCTGCTCACGGCACGCTCCCACCACCCCTTTACGTGTCTTTTCCCCATGTCTCTGATGCTACAAATTCAAGCCACCATCATCGACACACTCTCTCCCTGATCCCGTGTTCAGCGCCCCTCCACACTGCTAGAGCTCACTAGCCCGATCTATCTAGGCCGCTGGGCGACAGGGATACCCTCGACGTCGGACGTTATCTcagccttttcttccctttctatTTGACCTGCCTAGCTCTCGTCCGGCAGGCGTGAGAAGCTCATCGTCAACTGCGTCGCGGCATCGTCGCTGCTCGCCTCGACCGCCATGGATCCTCCGCAGCAGGACAACGCGCCTCCAGCGCATCGCGCCAGCACTTCCTCTGGCATGATGTCACCGACAGACACACGAACGAATCCCCTGTCCAGGCATTCGTCGATAATTGGCGAAGGCGTGCCAGAAAACAGTCAGTCGACAGACACCGTACGGCGGCGACCCGAGGGATATGGTAGGACAAACGATACTGTCATACCCAAGCGAGATTCTGAGGTTGGAGATGCTAACCCGTCAAAGGCACCATCCAGGGGTCATCGAGCATCAGAAGCAGTCAAACACTAGGCGAGCCCTCCATCGATCGCCAACAGGCAGCGCGAAACATTCAGGCTGTTGCAGGCCGTTCTACGTCTGCCGCAGGCCCCGAAAGGAGTCAGTCTTACACCCGCCTGCGAAAGCCGCCATTGTCGCGGCGCACGTCAGCGAATACACCACACAAAGGCGCAGTGTTTTCCGTAGACGACGACGCCCACGAAGTCCAGGCAGACGCCGCCGAACGCCGCGCGGGCTTATCAACGCGCCGACGCCAACAACCTCCCTCAGGGCTCACCCGCATCCAGTCATATCGCAGtgctgaggaggagcaggaatCCGAACGAGACGACGAAAATAGTGAAGCGGGAGAAGaacatgaagaggaagaggaactaCCGTTAGACGAGCATATTGACTGCGAGTCTGAAGGCGAAATCAGCGAAGCCGAAAGCTTTACCCTTAAAGACAGACAACAGGCCATCAACCAAACGCACCCTTTTGGCATTCGAGTTTGGAAGCCTGCGTTGTACAAGAAAGACAGATCGATTCAAAAGTTTGCTCAGGCAGATATTCATTCGACGCCTGGTGGCAGAGTAAGCAGctggctgcttctctttaACTTGGTTTGGACCATATTCTTTGGATGGTGGATAGCTTGCTTGGCAGCTTTTGGCGCAATCATCTGCCTTTTGTTTGCTGCCGCGCCCAGCGGCCGAGAGTATGGAAGAGTCCTATGGGGTCTAGCGGGCTATATATTCTACCCTTTTGGCAAGTTTATTCGGCTTGAGAAGGACGAAGCCTACCTGGACGAGGATCAGGATGAAGGTAGAAGCATCTCGGAATACGAGCAATGGCAGAACGGCGACCTCGAATACGGCCGCCTATTCTTTGGGCCTGACAGACACCGTTCCATCATCGGCCGCTCCAGGAGGAGCTTGGACTCGGAGCCGCCTAGCGAGACGGAGAGCTTGTTGGGACGAGGACGCCGCAGGGAGTCTAGCGATCTACACCCTCGCTTGAAGCGAAGGCTGTTTGGCCGCGGAGAGTGGAACATCGGCcgcatcatcttcttcgttttcttctATTGCCTTATCTCACCATCGTTGATTCTCGTGTCTGGCATTTGTTGGTTCCTCGTCTTTTGGATCCCCATGGGCAAGGTAACCATGCTGCTATTTGACCACCTTAGGCGACATCCTCTCGCTCTATCCTTCGAGTCTCACATCAGCTACGCTCGAGTGGACGATGCTCCCGACTCATCTATCCTGGTCTGCACCTATCGTGCCGTTGGTTCAAAGTACTGGAAGTATACCATCGATGGTACAAACATCTTCCTAATCAACCTCATGGTCGTTGTGGTCTTTGTCATCGCCGACTGGCTCGTTCTGGACCGAACACTGGGACTAGAGATTCTCATCACGTCGCCCGCCTTCTTGTTTGCTGCGGGCTTGCTTTCTATTATCCCGCTGGCGTACTTCATTGGCCAGGCCGTAGCATCCATCTCTGCTCAGTCTTCTATGGGGTTGGGCGCTGCCATCAACGCCTTCTTTGCTACCGTTGTTGAGGTTTTCCTCTACTGCGTTGCACTGAACCAGGGCAAAGGACAGCTTGTCGAAGGAAGTATTGTGGGAAGTATATTCGCCGGTATTTTGTTCTTGCCGGGCATTTCCATGTGCTTTGGCGCCTTGAAGCGAAAGACCCAGCGCTTCAACGCCAAGTCGGCCGGCGTGACATCCACCATGTTGCTCTTTGCCGTGGTTGGTGCTTTTGGTCCGACGCTATTCTACCAAATCTACGGCTCTCACGAGCTTAACTGCATGGACTGCGAAGATTATGCCCATGGTGGCCTCAACGGCGACGGTGCCGCAAGGGATTGCCGCCGGTGCTACTTTTCGCAAGTGCCTGCTCTCGACGACCGATTTTATCTCGAGGCCGTGCGACCATACTGCTATGCGGCAgccttcttgctcttcttctcatacCTCGTCGGACTCTGGTTTACTCTGCGTACGCACGCTGCCGTCATCTGGAATGCagaagtggaagaaaagagacatgAAGAGGCCATGCACGCGTCGGCCACCCTTCGAGCCCCGCATCAGCCATCCACGGCCGAAGGTACCGGGGCTGATATACGGGATTCGAATCTCTACAAGCGCATCTTGGGCCAGTCTCTAAAGCAGGTCGGCTTACCAGACGGCTCCCGGCCGAGCTCCACGGCCGCCCAGGATGCTGGCGGACTAAACACTACTCCTCACGTAGTGCCGCCTAAGGGTGCTGCTGATGAGGATCAACCGCTCTTGCGCCCAACGATCAAGGTCCCCGGTCTCAGCCAGGTCGACAACAGCGTTCTCGTACGTGAGGTTGCCGAGATCGCAGCCACTGCGGCTACAATTGCTTCCCGTGACCGATATGCGCATAAGCCGCCCAGCACCGGCGTTGCTACACCGCGGCCGCACGGCGCCAGCCGGGCAAGCCACCTCCATGATGTCGAAGAAGACGCCGCCACTGCGGGGGCTGCAACTGCTCACGCAGGGGGCCATGGAGGCCACGACGCGCCAAACTGGAGCCGCACCAAGAGTACTGTGATCCTGCTAGGGGCCACCATCTTGTATGCCATAATTGCCGAGATCCTGGTCGACACTGTCGACGTCGTGCTGGAGAGCTTTGCCATTGACCAAAAATTCCTCGGACTGACCCTCTTTGCTCTAGTCCCCAATACTACCGAGTTCTTGGTAAGCACAAAACGGATCATTCCCGCCCAATCCCCTGAACCCATGCCCAcgttcctttttctcttgtctggGCTGACACTAATTGAATATGTCTAGAACGCCATTTCTTTCGCCATGAACGGAAACATTGCACTGTCGATGGAGATTGGCTCCGCATACGCTCTCCAGGTGTGCCTGCTTCAAATCCCTTGCCTGGTACTCTTCTCGGCCGTCTTCCCGAATATTCCTGTGGGAGGTGACGCCGCCATGTACACATTTTCCCTGCTCTTCCCGCAATGGGATTTGGTTACCGTTGTCCTGTGCGTATTCTTGCTCAGCTATGTATACGGTGAAGGCAAGAGTAACTACTTCAAGGGCAGCATCCTCATGCTGACATACCTTGTGGTGGTGATTGGGTACTACTTCAGCGGCTACACCGAGGGAACCATGGGGTTGCAGCGGTTCGACGTGATGGGAGCCGATGGCAAGTACCAGAAGTTTAAGACGATTGGCAGATCAACAAACGGGAGAGCATTCCAAGTGATTTGAGCCAAGACTGTGGGgagtcgcagcagcaatttTTCCATCTCTTTAGTTTGATAAAATATCCGCCAGGGTCGAACAACAAGCTGTATTTGTCGGGAAGCCTTGTTCGTCTGTgtttcctttgcttttccttttcctcttacTTCTTGCCCTAAGCGGGTTTTGGGAAAGTGGGTGCTCCATCTTGCAGTGTGGGTTATCTGCATGatttttcctccttcttttttggagGGCAAACTGCGTAGGGTATTTGTCTTGTTTTGCAGAGCCGGCATGTTCCTTTGAGCGA comes from Trichoderma asperellum chromosome 3, complete sequence and encodes:
- a CDS encoding uncharacterized protein (EggNog:ENOG41); this translates as MSQSPEERLKARKPVPKPVPAYLPTAGSPLSVDKDLYAAIQQAPRVLIEEFTVPIRSGRAWEAPAGSIIEISTPEGPQVGDLNIWNRHNPRERFWASRTRQLHSTHVTTHDRLWSNLPYMRPLVTIISDSLAWYGQDENGGRVHDLLGTRCDPYINTVLSGSQYDFHCHSNLSRAVAKWGLREDDVHDVLNLFQVTGLDDKGRYFMSPCPAEKGDSIEFLAEQDVLMALSTCPGGDLSLWGFGSDSEKEMIKVCRPLHVKVYQLQDKELLQKSGWKPAETAGYKGLHGVFSPEGEASQRK
- the LET1 gene encoding 26S protease regulatory subunit 8, producing MALDEYYRNKIEAMKLEILKGQAALRRLEAQRNDYNSRVRLLREELGLLQQPGSYVGEVVKVMSTKKVLVKVHPEGKYVVDVSDNVEIAKLTPGKRVTLLSDSYKLEKMLPSSVDPLVSLMMVEKVPDSTYDMIGGLDQQIKEIKEVIELGLKHPELFESLGIAQPKGVLLYGPPGTGKTLLARAVAHHTACKFIRVSGSELVQKYIGEGSRMVRELFIMAREHAPSIIFMDEIDSIGSSRVEGSSGGDSEVQRTMLELLNQLDGFEPTKNIKVIMATNRLDILDPALLRPGRIDRKIEFPPPSIEARADILRIHSRKMNLTRGINLTKIAEKMNGCSGAELKGVCTEAGMYALRERRVHVTQEDFELATAKILNKHDDKEVSLGKLWK
- a CDS encoding uncharacterized protein (BUSCO:EOG092D0WLP~TransMembrane:14 (o267-297i309-327o420-448i508-528o540-560i572-594o606-628i640-663o716-734i928-945o965-985i997-1017o1037-1054i1061-1080o)), with the protein product MDPPQQDNAPPAHRASTSSGMMSPTDTRTNPLSRHSSIIGEGVPENSQSTDTVRRRPEGYGTIQGSSSIRSSQTLGEPSIDRQQAARNIQAVAGRSTSAAGPERSQSYTRLRKPPLSRRTSANTPHKGAVFSVDDDAHEVQADAAERRAGLSTRRRQQPPSGLTRIQSYRSAEEEQESERDDENSEAGEEHEEEEELPLDEHIDCESEGEISEAESFTLKDRQQAINQTHPFGIRVWKPALYKKDRSIQKFAQADIHSTPGGRVSSWLLLFNLVWTIFFGWWIACLAAFGAIICLLFAAAPSGREYGRVLWGLAGYIFYPFGKFIRLEKDEAYLDEDQDEGRSISEYEQWQNGDLEYGRLFFGPDRHRSIIGRSRRSLDSEPPSETESLLGRGRRRESSDLHPRLKRRLFGRGEWNIGRIIFFVFFYCLISPSLILVSGICWFLVFWIPMGKVTMLLFDHLRRHPLALSFESHISYARVDDAPDSSILVCTYRAVGSKYWKYTIDGTNIFLINLMVVVVFVIADWLVLDRTLGLEILITSPAFLFAAGLLSIIPLAYFIGQAVASISAQSSMGLGAAINAFFATVVEVFLYCVALNQGKGQLVEGSIVGSIFAGILFLPGISMCFGALKRKTQRFNAKSAGVTSTMLLFAVVGAFGPTLFYQIYGSHELNCMDCEDYAHGGLNGDGAARDCRRCYFSQVPALDDRFYLEAVRPYCYAAAFLLFFSYLVGLWFTLRTHAAVIWNAEVEEKRHEEAMHASATLRAPHQPSTAEGTGADIRDSNLYKRILGQSLKQVGLPDGSRPSSTAAQDAGGLNTTPHVVPPKGAADEDQPLLRPTIKVPGLSQVDNSVLVREVAEIAATAATIASRDRYAHKPPSTGVATPRPHGASRASHLHDVEEDAATAGAATAHAGGHGGHDAPNWSRTKSTVILLGATILYAIIAEILVDTVDVVLESFAIDQKFLGLTLFALVPNTTEFLNAISFAMNGNIALSMEIGSAYALQVCLLQIPCLVLFSAVFPNIPVGGDAAMYTFSLLFPQWDLVTVVLCVFLLSYVYGEGKSNYFKGSILMLTYLVVVIGYYFSGYTEGTMGLQRFDVMGADGKYQKFKTIGRSTNGRAFQVI